From a region of the Acomys russatus chromosome 4, mAcoRus1.1, whole genome shotgun sequence genome:
- the LOC127187607 gene encoding retinoblastoma-like protein 1 isoform X1, with product MKKWMDMANAPQEFRERIERLERNFEVSTVIFKKFEPIFLDIFQNPYEELPKLPRSRKQRRLPCSAKDLFNFCWTLFVYTKGNFRMIGDDLVNSYHLLLCCLDLIFANAIMCPNRRDLLNPSFKGLPCDFHAADFRAAAEPPCILAVLCDLHDGLTVEAKGIKEHYFKPYIAKLLDKKVLRVE from the exons ATGAAGAAGTGGATGGACATGGCAAATGCACCACAAGAATTCCGTGAGCGCATAGAAAGGCTGGAAAGAAATTTTGAAGTAtctactgtaatttttaaaaaatttgagcCCATCTTTTTAGATATATTTCAAAATCCATATGAAGAGCTGCCAAAGTTGCCacggagcaggaagcagag GAGACTCCCGTGCAGTGCTAAGGACCTCTTTAACTTCTGCTGGACACTGTTTGTGTACACTAAGG gTAATTTTCGTATGATTGGTGATGATTTAGTAAACTCATATCATTTACTTCTGTGCTGCTTGGACCTGATTTTTGCCAATGCTATTATGTGCCCAAATAGACGAGACTTGTTAAATCCGTCATTTAAag GTTTACCGTGTGACTTCCACGCTGCGGACTTCAGAGCTGCAGCAGAGCCTCCCTGCATCCTTGCTGTGCTCTGCGATCTGCACGATGGGCTAACGGTGGAGGCCAAAGGGATAAAGGAGCACTACTTCAAGCCGTACATCGCCAAACTCCTTGACAAGAAGGTACTGAGAGTGGAGTAA
- the LOC127187607 gene encoding retinoblastoma-like protein 1 isoform X2, with product MKKWMDMANAPQEFRERIERLERNFEVSTVIFKKFEPIFLDIFQNPYEELPKLPRSRKQRRLPCSAKDLFNFCWTLFVYTKGLPCDFHAADFRAAAEPPCILAVLCDLHDGLTVEAKGIKEHYFKPYIAKLLDKKVLRVE from the exons ATGAAGAAGTGGATGGACATGGCAAATGCACCACAAGAATTCCGTGAGCGCATAGAAAGGCTGGAAAGAAATTTTGAAGTAtctactgtaatttttaaaaaatttgagcCCATCTTTTTAGATATATTTCAAAATCCATATGAAGAGCTGCCAAAGTTGCCacggagcaggaagcagag GAGACTCCCGTGCAGTGCTAAGGACCTCTTTAACTTCTGCTGGACACTGTTTGTGTACACTAAGG GTTTACCGTGTGACTTCCACGCTGCGGACTTCAGAGCTGCAGCAGAGCCTCCCTGCATCCTTGCTGTGCTCTGCGATCTGCACGATGGGCTAACGGTGGAGGCCAAAGGGATAAAGGAGCACTACTTCAAGCCGTACATCGCCAAACTCCTTGACAAGAAGGTACTGAGAGTGGAGTAA